The window TGGTCGGTCGGCGCAGAAGTCTTCTGGACTATCTCAAGAAGAAAGATATTAACAGATATCGTTCATTGATTGAGAAGCTCGGACTCAGAAGATAAGATGACCTTACTAAACCGGTTTTTGATGCGTTTTGGGTCATCAAAAACCGGTTTTTGTTTTCAGCAGGGCGGTACAAGACGGGAACGGCTTTTATATAAGTTCGCATCTTTGCTATCAAATCAACCTTTGCGGCCAATGGGTTGTTTGGCGGGGCTGTTTGATGGTAAATATGCGGGTTTATGATATGTAAGCCCTTTTCCCCACCTTATGCCGCCCGTTCTTTTGGTGCCCACCCGGATTGCCGGATGGACACTATCCAAATTTTAAGTTTATCAGGAGAAGTTATGGAAAAAGTTGTATCAGCCGATATCGGCGGCAAAGAATTGACCATCAGTACGGGGAAAATTGCCAAACAGGCCTCGGGGGCAGTGGTGGTGCAGTACGGAGAAGCCGTGGTTCTTGTCACTGCCGTGGCTGCCAAAGATGCCAAAAATGACATGGATTTTTTGCCCCTGTCCGTGGAGTACCAGGAAAAAATTTATGCGGCGGGCAGAATTCCGGGCAACTATTTCAGACGGGAAATCGGCCGGCCCTCGGAGCATGAAACCTTGAACGCCCGTCTCATTGACCGGCCCATCCGGCCTCTGTTTGAAGATGGCTATAATTTTGAAACCCAGGTGATCGCAACCGTATTGTCCACGGATAAGTTGTGCGACCCGGGCATACTTGCCATGATCGGGGCTTCTGCGGCCCTGGAAATATCCGACATCCCCTTTAACGGTCCCATTGCCGGCGTCAAGGTGGGGCGGGTCAACGGGCAGTTCATTGCAAACCCCACGCCTGAACAAATGGAGCAAAGCGACATTGATTTGACCGTGGCCGGTTCCAAAACCGGTGTGGTCATGGTGGAAGGCGGGGCTGACATCGTATCTGAAAAAGAGATGCTGGATGCCATTTTCTTTGGCCATGAAGCCATTCAGCCTGCCATTGCCCTTCAAGAAGAGTTGAAGAACAGTGTGGGTAAGGAAAAACGCACGTTTATACCGCCTAAAAAAGATGAGGCCCTTGCCGCCAAGGTTCAGGAGTGGGCATGGGACAAGATTCATGAAAAGGTGCAGATTAAAACCAAAATCGAGCGTCAGAATGCCATCAGCGCACTTAAGGATGAGGCCGTTGCCCAGTTTGAGTCTGAACATCCGGAAAAAGTCAAAGAGATCAAGGAAGTGTTCAGCAAAACCGTGAAAAAGGTGTCCAGGGATATTGTTCTCAAAGAGGGCAGACGCATTGACGGCCGGGCCTTTGATGAGATCCGTCAGATCACCTGTGAAGTGGGCTGCCTGCCCCGGCCGCATGGTTCGGCCCTGTTCACCCGTGGTGAAACCCAGGTTTTAGGCGTACTTACCTTGGGGTCGGGCCTGGACGAACAGCGTCTGGAAACCCTGAATTCCGGCAATGAGACCCGGACATTTATGCTGCACTATAACTTTCCTCCATTTTCCGTTGGTGAGGTAAAGCGTCCGGGCGGACCGTCCCGCCGGGATATCGGCCATGGGAACCTGGCCCAACGGGCGCTGAGCCGGGTTATCCCCCCCAATAAGGAATTCGAATACACCATCCGGCTGGTGGGTGAAGTCATGGAATCCAACGGGTCCTCTTCCATGGGAACCGTCTGCTCCGGGTGTCTGGCCCTGATGGACGGCGGTGTTCCCATAAAAGCCCCGGTATCCGGCATTGCCATGGGCCTGGTGTCCGATGAAAACAACACGGTTGTCCTTTCCGATATCCTTGGAGACGAAGACCATTTCGGCGACATGGACTTCAAAGTTGCCGGTACCAAAGACGGCATTACCGCACTGCAGATGGACATCAAGATCAACGAATTGTCCAGACAGATTATGGAAACCGCTCTGAATCAGGCCAACGGCGGCCGTCTGCATATTCTTCAGAAAATGCTTGATACCCTGAATCAATCACGGACGGACATATCGCCCCATGCCCCCAAAATCGTATCCATCCAGATCAATAAAGACAAGATCCGGGATCTCATCGGACCGGGAGGCAAGGTCATCCGGGCACTGCAGGCCGATACCAACACCACCATTGAGGTGGATGATGACGGCACTGTGAAGATTGCCGCAGAAAACGAAGATGATTCCGCCAAAGCCCTGGCCATGGTGAAAGATATTGCCATGGACCCGGAGATTGGTGCCATCTATGAAGGTGCCGTGGTAAAAATTACCGATTTTGGCGCCTTTGTGAACATCAAGTCCGGCACGGACGGCCTGGTCCACATTTCGGAGCTGGCAGATTACCGGGTTAAGAAAGTTACTGACGTGGTCAATGAAGGCGACGTGATCAAGGTCAAGGTGCTGGATATCACCCGGGACGGAAAAATAAAACTTTCCTACAAGGCTGCTAAAAAAGATGCCGAAGAAGCGGAAAAATAGTTCGTTTTGCCTGTGTCCCCTTGCCAGCGGCAGCAAGGGGAACGCTATATTTGTATCCACACCGGATACCGCCGTACTGGTTGATGCAGGGCTTTCAGGCATAGAGCTCCAGCGCCGGATGGCTGCCGTGGGCAGGGCGCCGGAAGAACTGAAAGCCATCATCATCACCCACGAACATACCGATCACATCAAAGGGGCGGGGATATTGAGCCGCAGGTTCAATATCCCTGTTTATGCAACATCCGAGACCTTTAACGCCTGCCAGGGGTTGGGTAAAATCGACCAGGTCAATTTCTTTGAATGCGGATCTGCTTTTGAGATCGGCTCCCTGACCGTCAACCCCTTCTCCATCAGCCACGATGCCTGCGATCCTGCGGGCCTGACCTTGAAACACCAGGGAAAAAAGATCGGCATTGCCACGGACCTTGGTGTGGTCACAAATCTTGTGCGAACCCATTTAAGCGGTGCCCATGCCATTTATATTGAGGCCAATCACGATCCGGACATGCTCATGGCCGGCCCCTATCCCTGGCACTTGAAGCAGCGGATTCAGTCGCGAACAGGGCATCTTTCCAACCAGGAAGCAAGGGATCTGGTGGCGCAAATTTCACACGATGACCTTGCCCATGTGATTCTTGCCCATTTAAGCGAAGAAAATAATTCTGTTGAAAAAGCAGCCACAGAGATGTCTAAAAATCTTGACCCGTTGTCCACGGCGCTGTATGTTGCAGGACCAGACCAGCCCGGCGAAATGATTTGGCTCTAACTGGACGTCCATGGTATGTTCCATCCTGGTGTCACCATACCTGGCAGTTTGGTAAAGATTTAAGATAACGGTTTTCTCATTGCCCCCGGCATCGGGGTGTATTGTCCATACCCTTAAGGGTTGTGAAGTCATGCGCTATGCTTTGATCCCAGCTGTACTGATGTCGGTTTGTATTGCCGGCTGCAATCTGATATCCCCTGACCCCGCAGCTGTGATACCCGTTGAAATTCCTGAGACCTATACTCATCAGACAGATACCGGTACATCCGGGGCCGGTGAAGAAAATCAGGCCGGCGGATGGTGGCTGACCTTTGGCGTTGATGAACTGAGCCACTTGATCCGGACGGGCCTTGGCGCAAATTACGATCTCAAAGTGCTTAAAGCCCAGGCGGATCAGGCCCTGGCTGATGTGAAAGGCGAAAAATCAAATCTTGGTCCCACCCTTGATTACTCCCTTGGCGGAGAGCAAAACGATTCCCAATCCAAAAACAGCGGCCAGTCATCCTCCTCGGACCATGATCACAAATACACGGCTTCCCTGAATGCCGAATATACACTGGATCTGTGGGGGAAAAATCTTGCCGATGTTAATGCAAGAGAACTTGAATATCTGGCGGCACTCCAGGACCTGGAGGACGGGGCACTATCCCTGTCCACCGACATTGCCGATACCTGGGTGGATATTTTGTCCGTGCGCACCCGCATGGAAGTGCTGACGCGGCAGATAGAAGCCAACCGGATGACCTTAAAGCTGCAGGAGTTACGTTTCAGTAACGGCAAGGCCACGGCCCTGGATGTGTCCCAACAGCGCCAGGCCCTGGCCCAGGTGCTCTCTGCCATGCCTCTGCTTGAAAAAGAGGAAAAACAACTGGTCAATGCCATGGGCCTGTATTTGGGCCAGACACCAGGGACACCTGTGGCGATTTCCATCACTCAATTTCCCCAAACCTTTCTGGCGCCCCAGCCCGGCATTCCGGCGGATCTGCTGGAAAACCGGGCTGATATCAGGGCCGCCCGAATGCGCCTTGACGCGGCTGCCCTGGACGTGGAAGCGGCCAGGGCTGATCTGTTGCCCGATCTGACCCTGTCTGCCTCGGCTGTTTTTTCCAGCGGCTCCCTGGATCTTTTATTCCAGAACTGGGTGCTCTCCCTGGGCGCTGCCCTGGCAGGGCCTTTACTGGACGCAGGTGAACGTAACGCTGAAATTGAGCGCACCCGGGCCGTGGTTCGTGAAGAGGTGAATACCTATGCCAAAACCTTTGCCAATGCCATCTGCGAGGTGGAGGATGCCCTGGTGGCCATTGACCGCCAGAAAGCATATATTGAGCTATTAGAGCAGCAGCTGACCGCTGTCAAGATGACCCTGCAGGACGCACGGGTTCAGTATTTGAACGGCCAGAGTAGTTATCTGAACTATCTTGAAGCCTGGGCCTCCATGGAGAGCCTTGAGCGCCAGCTGGTCAGCGAGCAGGCAACCTATGTCAAAGAGCGGATTGCACTTTTTAAAGTAACAGGCCGGCGGGATTCTTTTCTCAATGAGCCCCCGTTCAAGGAGACCCCGGCCCAGGATAATCATGTCGGAGCCAAGTAATCCATGAATCAGACTTCTTCACAGACATCTGTGAGCGTGACCCTTTTGAAAATTCTTCTGCCTGTCTGCCTGGTTGCCGCAGGTGTTGTCGGATTCTTGTACTACAAATCAAAAACAGTGGAGTTCAAGCGCAAACCTGCTGCAAAAACAGTTCCGGTGGTGGATGTCATGGAAGTGAATCCCAGCCGGGTCACAGCCCAGGTCCGGGCCATGGGTACGGTCCGGCCGGACCGGGACGTGGTGATAAAATCCCATGTGGCCGGAACGATCATCCAGGTGGCCCCGCAATTTGTCCAGGGAGGATTAATCCCCAAAGGACAGACCATGGTCCGCATTGATCCGGCGGACTATCAGCTGGCCGTGAACAAGGCCCAAAGCGCATTGGCCCAGGCCCAGGCTGATTTTGAAATTGAAAAGGGCCAGCAGCAGATCGCCAGGGAAGAGCTCAAGCTCATGGCCCAGATGTCCCCCGGCGGGGTGCCGGAGACCAGTCTGATTTTAAGAAAACCCCAGCTCGAACAGGCCAGGGCTGCCGTGGACAGTGCCGGAAGTGACCTTGAAACCGCACGTCTGGACCTGGAACGAACGCGGATTTGTGCCCCTTTCCATGCCCTGGTGCTCTCCAAAGAGGTGGATGCCGGTGCCATGACCGCAGCCCAGGGGCCTCTTGCCACCCTGGTGGATGTGACCTGCTACCAGGTGGAGGTCCAGATTCCCCTGGACCGTCTGGACCGGATTCGGATCCATGAAACCAAGGGGAGTCCTGCGCGTATCCGTTCCCTTTATGCCGGCCGGGAATGGCAGGGCCGCGTGGTACGTACCACAGGGGCGGTAACCGAGCAAAGCCGCATGGCCGGCGTCATTATCCGGGTGGATGATCCCCTGGGGCTGGGGCCATCCAAAGGCCGTCCGGCCATGCTGCTGGATGATCACGTGGAAGCAATTATTGAAGGGCAGGCCTTTGACGATGTGTTTGCCTTGCCCCGGACCCTGATCCGGGAAGATTCCAGTTTATGGATATATAAAGACGGACACCTGGAGATCCGCAAGGTGGCCCCTGTGTGGATTGAAAATGACCGTGTGTTTATTCAGTCCGGGCTTTTCCCCGGGGATCTTGTGGTCTCCTCTGAACTTTCCGCGCCTGTGGAGGGTATGGCATTGACCCTTGCTTCAAAAGGGAGTGAATAATGTCTGAACACAACTCTGGGCTTCCCGCCCCTTCAGGCCACGGCCCCAAGGGCGCCATCGCCTGGATGGCCGGCAATACCGTGGCGGCCAATCTGCTCATGGTGGTTTTTCTTGTGGGCGGCCTTTTCATGGGGGGGAACATCAAGCAGGAGGTGTTCCCCGAATTCACCCTGGATATGGTGACTGTTTCCGTGTCATATCCAGGGGCCAGCCCCGAAGAGGTGGAGTCCGGCATTATTCTGGCCGTGGAAGAGGCTGTGCGGGATATTGAAGGCATTGATGAAATTACATCCGAGGCTTCCGAAGGACGTGCGTCTATCACCATAGAGGCCCTGGACGGGGCTGACGTTACCCGGTTGTGGCAGGAGATCTCAAGCGAGGTGGACCGCATCGACACCTTTCCGGATGAAGCTGAAGACCCGGTGGTCGCCATTGCCTCCCGGCAGCGGGAAGTGATGCGGCTGGCCCTTTACGGGGATGCTCCCGAAACCACCATGCGGGACCTTGCCGACAATATCCGGGACAGGTTTTTGTCCGATCCTGACATTACCCAGGTGGAACTTGAAGGTATCAGGGAGCGGGAAATTCTGGTGGAGATCTCCACCAACACCCTGCGGCGCTACGGCATGACCCTGTCCGATGTGGCGGACGCCATCTCCACGGCGTCTGTGGAGCTGGGTGGCGGAGCCATCAAATCCGGGGGCGGAGATATCCTGCTGCGCATTAAATCCCGGAAAGATTATGCCCTGCAATATGCAAAGCTGCCCGTTCTCACCCGGGAGGACGGATCCCAGCTGGTGCTGTCTGATATTGCCCAAGTAAGAGAGGGGTTTGAGGATTCGGCCTCCTGGGCCTCATTTAACGGCAAGCGGGCCATTACGATTGCTGTTTACCGGGTGGGAAAACAGACCCCCACCAGAGTGGCCGACGCCACCAAAAAGATGCTGGAGATCATCAATGACGACCTGCCCGATGGGATTCACATAAGCATTGTCAGGGACCTGTCCAAAATCTTTGCCCAAAGGGCGGATCTTTTATTGGGAAACGCCTATTGGGGCCTTGCCCTGGTCTTTTTATGCCTTGCCCTGTTCCTTGAAATCCGCCTGGCCTTCTGGGTCTGTCTGGGTATCCCCATTTCATTTTTGGGGTCCTTTATCTTTTTATCCGCAGCCAATTTTACCATCAATATGGTCAGTATGTTCGCCTTCATCGTCACCCTGGGCATCGTGGTGGACGATGCCGTTGTGGTGGGGGAAAATATTTATTATTGCCGGCGCCAGGGCATGGGATTTCTGGACGCGTCCATCCAGGGGACAAAAACCATTACCGTTCCCGTATTCTTTTCCGTGATCACCAATATGGTCACCTTTATGCCCATCATGTACATCCCGGGCATAATGGGAAAGATTTTTAAAACCATGCCGCTGGTGGTGGTGGCGGTGTTTGGTGTCTCTTTAATAGAAAGCCTGTTTATCCTGCCGGCCCATTTAAGCCATCCCAGCCGCCCTTTATTTTTCCCCTTGAATGTTCTTGAGGCGTGGCAGGAAAAGTTTTCTGAAAAATTTGAAGCCGTTATCAAAACCGTGTACGGCAGGTTTTTGTCCGTACTGCTGAATTGGCGGTATACGGTGGTTGCCCTGGGGACGGCCCTGTTGCTGATTACCTTCGGGTATGTGAAATCCGGAAAAATGGGCATGGTCCCGTTTCCCAGGGTGGAATCCGATTACGCCTTTTGTGAGATTTACCTGCCCTATGGCACGCCTGAAAACCGTGTGCGTGAAGTGGAAACACTCCTGGTGACATCGGCGGGAAAGACCGTGGATGAAAATGGAAAGGAGTCGTTGTCCACGGGGATTTTTTCCCAGGTCAGTGAGAACCATATTGAGGCGAGGATCTATCTGACTGATCCCGAGGTGCGTCCGGTATCCACCTCCGAGGTCACCCGGATCTGGCGGGAAAAAACCGGTGCGGTCACGGGTGTTGAGACCATGACTTTTGAAGCCAACCGGGGTGGTCCCGGTTCCGGCA is drawn from uncultured Desulfobacter sp. and contains these coding sequences:
- the pnp gene encoding polyribonucleotide nucleotidyltransferase translates to MEKVVSADIGGKELTISTGKIAKQASGAVVVQYGEAVVLVTAVAAKDAKNDMDFLPLSVEYQEKIYAAGRIPGNYFRREIGRPSEHETLNARLIDRPIRPLFEDGYNFETQVIATVLSTDKLCDPGILAMIGASAALEISDIPFNGPIAGVKVGRVNGQFIANPTPEQMEQSDIDLTVAGSKTGVVMVEGGADIVSEKEMLDAIFFGHEAIQPAIALQEELKNSVGKEKRTFIPPKKDEALAAKVQEWAWDKIHEKVQIKTKIERQNAISALKDEAVAQFESEHPEKVKEIKEVFSKTVKKVSRDIVLKEGRRIDGRAFDEIRQITCEVGCLPRPHGSALFTRGETQVLGVLTLGSGLDEQRLETLNSGNETRTFMLHYNFPPFSVGEVKRPGGPSRRDIGHGNLAQRALSRVIPPNKEFEYTIRLVGEVMESNGSSSMGTVCSGCLALMDGGVPIKAPVSGIAMGLVSDENNTVVLSDILGDEDHFGDMDFKVAGTKDGITALQMDIKINELSRQIMETALNQANGGRLHILQKMLDTLNQSRTDISPHAPKIVSIQINKDKIRDLIGPGGKVIRALQADTNTTIEVDDDGTVKIAAENEDDSAKALAMVKDIAMDPEIGAIYEGAVVKITDFGAFVNIKSGTDGLVHISELADYRVKKVTDVVNEGDVIKVKVLDITRDGKIKLSYKAAKKDAEEAEK
- a CDS encoding MBL fold metallo-hydrolase; translation: MPKKRKNSSFCLCPLASGSKGNAIFVSTPDTAVLVDAGLSGIELQRRMAAVGRAPEELKAIIITHEHTDHIKGAGILSRRFNIPVYATSETFNACQGLGKIDQVNFFECGSAFEIGSLTVNPFSISHDACDPAGLTLKHQGKKIGIATDLGVVTNLVRTHLSGAHAIYIEANHDPDMLMAGPYPWHLKQRIQSRTGHLSNQEARDLVAQISHDDLAHVILAHLSEENNSVEKAATEMSKNLDPLSTALYVAGPDQPGEMIWL
- a CDS encoding efflux transporter outer membrane subunit is translated as MPPASGCIVHTLKGCEVMRYALIPAVLMSVCIAGCNLISPDPAAVIPVEIPETYTHQTDTGTSGAGEENQAGGWWLTFGVDELSHLIRTGLGANYDLKVLKAQADQALADVKGEKSNLGPTLDYSLGGEQNDSQSKNSGQSSSSDHDHKYTASLNAEYTLDLWGKNLADVNARELEYLAALQDLEDGALSLSTDIADTWVDILSVRTRMEVLTRQIEANRMTLKLQELRFSNGKATALDVSQQRQALAQVLSAMPLLEKEEKQLVNAMGLYLGQTPGTPVAISITQFPQTFLAPQPGIPADLLENRADIRAARMRLDAAALDVEAARADLLPDLTLSASAVFSSGSLDLLFQNWVLSLGAALAGPLLDAGERNAEIERTRAVVREEVNTYAKTFANAICEVEDALVAIDRQKAYIELLEQQLTAVKMTLQDARVQYLNGQSSYLNYLEAWASMESLERQLVSEQATYVKERIALFKVTGRRDSFLNEPPFKETPAQDNHVGAK
- a CDS encoding efflux RND transporter periplasmic adaptor subunit, which codes for MNQTSSQTSVSVTLLKILLPVCLVAAGVVGFLYYKSKTVEFKRKPAAKTVPVVDVMEVNPSRVTAQVRAMGTVRPDRDVVIKSHVAGTIIQVAPQFVQGGLIPKGQTMVRIDPADYQLAVNKAQSALAQAQADFEIEKGQQQIAREELKLMAQMSPGGVPETSLILRKPQLEQARAAVDSAGSDLETARLDLERTRICAPFHALVLSKEVDAGAMTAAQGPLATLVDVTCYQVEVQIPLDRLDRIRIHETKGSPARIRSLYAGREWQGRVVRTTGAVTEQSRMAGVIIRVDDPLGLGPSKGRPAMLLDDHVEAIIEGQAFDDVFALPRTLIREDSSLWIYKDGHLEIRKVAPVWIENDRVFIQSGLFPGDLVVSSELSAPVEGMALTLASKGSE
- a CDS encoding efflux RND transporter permease subunit — its product is MSEHNSGLPAPSGHGPKGAIAWMAGNTVAANLLMVVFLVGGLFMGGNIKQEVFPEFTLDMVTVSVSYPGASPEEVESGIILAVEEAVRDIEGIDEITSEASEGRASITIEALDGADVTRLWQEISSEVDRIDTFPDEAEDPVVAIASRQREVMRLALYGDAPETTMRDLADNIRDRFLSDPDITQVELEGIREREILVEISTNTLRRYGMTLSDVADAISTASVELGGGAIKSGGGDILLRIKSRKDYALQYAKLPVLTREDGSQLVLSDIAQVREGFEDSASWASFNGKRAITIAVYRVGKQTPTRVADATKKMLEIINDDLPDGIHISIVRDLSKIFAQRADLLLGNAYWGLALVFLCLALFLEIRLAFWVCLGIPISFLGSFIFLSAANFTINMVSMFAFIVTLGIVVDDAVVVGENIYYCRRQGMGFLDASIQGTKTITVPVFFSVITNMVTFMPIMYIPGIMGKIFKTMPLVVVAVFGVSLIESLFILPAHLSHPSRPLFFPLNVLEAWQEKFSEKFEAVIKTVYGRFLSVLLNWRYTVVALGTALLLITFGYVKSGKMGMVPFPRVESDYAFCEIYLPYGTPENRVREVETLLVTSAGKTVDENGKESLSTGIFSQVSENHIEARIYLTDPEVRPVSTSEVTRIWREKTGAVTGVETMTFEANRGGPGSGKSLTISLSHRDTKILNRAGEDLAEHLAEYTMVSDIDDGSAQGKRQFDITLTPAGHRMGLTPRTIADKIRNAYQGVEAVKNQRGRNEVTVRVRLAGEERNSETAFENYVLRTPNGEIMLRDAIETVRGRAYTVISRTNGQREIQVTANVNPQSMSENIIRDMKQEILPSLVSRYPGLSYGFKGKQEEVKESVGALVKGLALALFCVFALLAIPFKSYFQPLIIMLCIPFGMIGAVAGHIIMGYSLSVMSLFGIVAMSGVVVNDSLVLIDFSNRLVRGGMPVAAAIRAAGIQRFRPILLTTLTTCGGLAPIITETSRQAKFLIPMAISLGFGILFATLITLGLVPCLYLILEDIKGIFK